The genomic interval GCTAGTTATCCACCTCGTTATCTTGCTAGCCAAAATACCCGAAACAGTCAAGCTCTTTAGACACTTTCGGTGATCAACCACTCTGTTTTAAATACacttctatctatctatctagttGCCCCATTTAATTTCCTATTTACGTTGTTAGTCagctggctggttaagttaggCTAGTCGCTCATGCGAactagctacgttagctagctaacatctccgactatgagttcactaagctactctGCTCCTGCAAAAGGAGAgggggtctgctggacggagaaagagggtatgtggctgaacattgtcgtgaaagaggagaaggaagaggaggatgtcacagtaaaagTAGAGGGTGATGCTGTTACAGTGAAAcgagaggaagacgcgttcagagtgaaagaggaggaagatgttacagcaaaagaagaggaggaagagaaagaggaggatgcagtttttggagtgaaagaggaggaggagggggagatgactgtcacattgaaagaggagaaggagacaggaGAGCTGATTAACGCCAGTGAGTAGTACTATCTTAGAAACGGGCAAAACTCTGCAGTAGAACTAATGTGTGGTTTTCAAGGGGCGTTCTATTGACGTTTTATACTTGAATATGTTGTTATTTACTGAAGGAATTGTTAAAGCTACAATGTAAGGTTTGTATACCATTAAAGAGCAGGCCACCAACAAAACGTTAACGATGGATCAAATGCATTCAAATGAATGACATGGATTTAAATACTGTAGTCCTCACGAtctattatagagctctgctcagtcTGTAAACATGCCATTacctattattatagagctctactcagcctgtaaacatgacatgatctattattatagagctctgctcagcctgtaaacatgacattatctattattatagagctttGCTAAGTAATAGTCTGTTAATCATGTCTGTCTCTTGTAGtcgtaaactcagcaaaaaagaaacatccctttttcaggagcctgtctttcaaagataatttgtaaaaatccaaataacttcacagatcttcattgtaaagggtttaaacactgtttcccatgcttgttcaatgaaccattaacaattaatgaacatgcacctgtggagcggtcgttaagacactaacagcttacagacggtaggcaattaaggtcacagttatgaaaacttaggacactaaagaggcctttctattgactctgaaaaactccaaaagaaagatgcccagggtccctgctcatctgcgtgaacgtgccttaggcatgctgcaaggaggcatgaggactgcatatgtggccagggcaataaattgcaatgtccgtactgtgagacgcctaagacagcgctacagggagacaggacgaacaactgatcgccctcgcagtggcagaccacgtgtaacaacatctgcacaggatcggtacatccgaacatcacacctgcgggacaggtacaggatggcaacaacaactgcccgagttacaccaggagtgcacaatccctccatcagtgctcagactgtccgcaataggctgagagaggctggactgagggcttgtaagccTTTTGTAAGGAAGGTccacaccagacatcaccggcaacaacgtcgcctatgggcacaaacccaccgtcgctggaccagacaggactggcaaaaagtgttcttcactgacgagttgcggttttgtctcaccaggggtgatggtcggatttgcgttcatcgtcgaaggaatgagcgttaaacCGTGGCCTGTattctggagtgggatcgatttggaggtggagggtccgtcatggtctggggcggtgtgtcacagcatcatcggactgagcttgttgtcattgcaggcaatctcaacgctgtgcgttagaGGGAAgagatcctcctccctcatgtggtacccttcctgcaggctcatcctgacatgaccctccagcatgacaatgccaccagccatactgcttgttctgtgcatgatttcctgcaagacaggaatgtcagtgttctgccatggccagcgaagagcccggatctcaatcccattgagcacgtctgggacctgttggatcggagggtgagggctagggccattcctcctagaaatgtccgggaacttgcaggtgccttggtggaagagtggggtaacatctcacagcaagaaccggtaaatctggtgcagtccatgaggaggagatgcactgcagtacttaatgcagctggtggccacaccagatactgactgttacttacttttgattttgacaccccccccccccctttgttcagggacacattattccatttctgttagtcacatgtctgtggaacttgttcagtttatgtctcagttgttgaatcttgttatgttcatacaaatatttacacatgttaagtttgctgaaaattaacgcagttgacagtgagaggtcatttctttttttgctgggtttggtggtggtagtagtagtcttaATCACATatgtctatagtagtagtagtggtagtggtagcagtagcattagtagtggtagtggtagcagcagcattagtagtggtagcagcagcagtagtagtggtagtagtggtagcagcagcattagtagtggtagtggtagcagcagcattagtagtggtagcagcagcattagtagtggtagcagcagcattagtagtggtagcagcagcattagtagtggtagcagcagcattagtagtggtagcagtagcattagtagtggtagcagtagcattagtagtggtagcagcagcattagtagtggtagtggtagcagcagcattagtagtggtagcagcagcattagtagtggtagcagcagcattagtagtggtagcaatagcattagtagtggtagcagtagcattagtagtggtagcagcagcagtagtagtggtagcagcagcattagtagtggtagcagcagcattagtagtggtagcagcagcagtagtagtggtagcagcagcagtagtagtggtagcagtagcattagtagtggtagtggtagcagcagcattagtagtggtagcagcagcattagtagtggtagcagcagcattagtagtggtagcagcagcagtagtagtggtagcagcagcagtagtagtggtagcagtagcattagtagtggtagcagcagcattagtagtggtagcagtagcattagtagtggtagtagtggtagcagcagcagtagtagtggtagcagtagcattagtagtggtagtggtagcagcagcattagtagtggtagcagtagcattagtagtggtagcagcagcattagtagtggtagtggtagcagcagcattagtagtggtagcagcagcagtagtagtggtagcagcagcagtagtagtggtagtggtagcagcagcattagtagtggtagcagcagcagtagtagtggtagcagcagcagtagtagtggtagcagcagcattagtagtggtagtggtagcagcagcattagtagtggtagtggtagcagcagcattagtagtggtagcagcagcattagtagtggtagtggtagcagcagcattagtagtggtagcagcagcagtagtagtggtagcagcagcagtagtagtggtagtggtagcagcagcattagtagtggtagtagtggtagcagcagcagtagtagtggtagtggtagcagcagcattagtagtggtagtggtagcagcagcagtagtagtggtagtggtagcagcagcagtagtagtggtagcagcagcattagtagtggtagtggtagcagcagcattagtagtggtagcagcagcagtagtagtggtagcagcagcagtagtagtggtagtggtagcagcagcattagtagtggtagtagtggtagcagcagcagtagtagtggtagtggtagcagcagcattagtagtggtagtggtagcagcagcagtagtagtggtagtggtagcagcagcattagtagtggtagtggtagcagcagcattagtagtggtagcagcagcagtagtagtggtagcagtagcattagtagtggtagcagcagcagtagtagtggtagtggtagcagtagtagtggtagcagcagcattagtagtggtagcagcagcagtagtagtggtagtggtagcagcagcattagtagtggtagcagcagcattagtagtggtagtggtagcagcagcattagtagtggtagcagcagcagtagtagtggtagcagcagcagtagtagtggtagcagcagcattagtagtggtagcagcagcagtagtagtggtagcagcagcagtagtagtggtagtggtagcagcagcattagtagtggtagtagtggtagcagcagcagtagtagtggtagtggtagcagcagcattagtagtggtagcagcagcagtagtagtggtagcagcagcagtagtagtggtagtggtagcagcagcattagtagtggtagcagcagcagtagtagtggtagcagcagcagtagtagtggtagcagcagcagtagtagtggtagtagtggtagcagcagcagtagtagtggtagcagcagcagtagtagtggtagtggtagcagcagcattagtagtggtagtagtggtagcagcagcagtagtagtggtagtagtggtagcagcagcattagtagtggtagcagtagcattagtagtggtagtagtggtagcagcagcagtagtagtggtagcagtagcattagtagtggtagtagtggtagcagcagcagtagtagtggtagcagtatcattagtagtggtagtagtggtagcagcagcagtagtagtggtagcagtagcattagtagtggtagcagcagcattagtagtggtagcagcagcagtagtagtggtagcagcagcagtagtagtggtagcagcagcagtagtagtggtagcagcagcagtagtagtggtagcagcagcagtagtagtggtagggtagcagcagcattagtagtggtagcagtagcattagtagtggtagcagcagcagtagtagtggtagcagcagcagtagtagtggtagcagcagcattagtagtggtagcagcagcagtagtagtggtagtagtggtagcagcagcagtagtagtggtagcagtagcattagtagtggtagtagtggtagcagcagcagtagtagtggtagcagtagcattagtagtggtagtagtggtagcagcagcagtagtagtggtagcagtagcattagtagtggtagtagtggtagcagcagcagtagtagtggtagcagtagcattagtagtggtagcagcagcattagtagtggtagcagcagcagtagtagtggtagcagcagcagtagtagtggtagcagcagcagtagtagtggtagcagcagcagtagtagtggtagcagcagcattagtagtggtagcagcagcagtagtagtggtagcagcagcattagtagtggtagcagcagcagtagtagtggtagcagcagcagtagtagtggtagcagtagtagtagtagcggtagtggtagtagtagcagtagtagtagcggtagtagtagcagtagtagtagcggtagtagtagcagtagtagtagtggtagtagtagcagtagtagtagtggtagtagtagtgcaccatcattaagtttgctgatgacaacagtggtaggcctgaccaccgaaaatgatgagacagcctatagggaggaggtcagtgacctgaccatgtggtgcaaggacaacaacctctctctcaacgtgatcaagacaaaggagatgattgtggactacaggaaaaggaggaccgagcacgccctcattctcatcgacggggctgtagtggagcaggttgagagcttcaagttccttggcgtccacatcaccaacagactaacatggtccaagcaaaccaagacagtcgtgaggagggcacgacaaaacctattccccctcaagagactgacaatatttggcatgggtcctcagatcaaaacgttttacagctgcaccatcgagagcatcctgacaggttgcatcactgcctggtatggcaactgctcggcctccgaccgcaaggcactacagaggatagggcgtatggcccagtacatcaccagggccaagcttcctgccatccaggacctcaataccaggcagtgtaagaggaaggccctaaaaattgtcaaagactccagcccccCCAGTCATAGTGGTACTGGACcgccagcttctacccccaaacaaTAAGACTCCACCAGTCTTCAATAAGACATAATTACCTCGAcgccggtgcccctgcacattgacacattgactctgtactggtaccccctgtatataacctccacattgactctgtactggtaccgcctgtatatagcctcctcattgactctgtaccggtaccccctgtatatagcctccacattgactctgtaccggtaccccctgtatatagcctccacattgactctgtaccgctaccccctgtatatagtctccacattgactctgtaccgctaccccctgtatatagtctccacattgactctgtactggtaccccatatATTTAAcctctacattgactctgtactggtaccccctgtatatagcctccacattgactctgtaccggtaccccctgtatatagtctccacattgactctgtactggtaccccatatatataacctctacattgactctgtactggtaccccctgtatatagcctcctcattgactctgtaccggtaccccctgtatatagcctccacattgactctgtaccggtaccccctgtatatagtctccacattgactctgtaccggtaccccatgtatatagtctccacattgactctgtactggtacctcctgtatatagcctccacattgactctgtactggtaccccctgtatataacctccacattgactctgtactggtaccccatgtatatagtatccacattgactctgtaccggtaccccctgtatatagtatccacattgactctgtaccggtaccccctgtatatagcctccacattgactctgtaccgctaccccctgtatatagcctccacattgactctgtactggtaccccctgtatatagcctccacattgactctgtaccggtaccccctgtataaagccctgctattattatttactgctgctctttatttttttattcttatctcttactttttaaaatatattttcttaactgcattgttggttaaaggcctgtaagtaagcatttcactctaaggtctacacctgttgtatttggcgcatgtgacaaataacattttatttgagcaGCAGTAGTAGATATAGTagctgtagtggtggtagtagtagtagtagtatcggtagtagcagtagtaatagcagcaatagtagtagtagtagtagcagtggtagtaggtgtagttgtggtagcagtagtagtagcagcagtagtagtagcagcaatattagtagtagtagcggtagtagtagtggctgcagtagtagtagtggctgcagtagtagtagtgatgatggtagtagtagtggtagtagtagtagtatcagtagtagtatcagtagtagtagtaaaatgTATCTTTGTAAAACATAAAAAGTGTTTTCTATTAAACCCTAATAACTCCACTTCTCTTCATCAACTTGAAACCCATTGAAGTGTTTTGAATTGTTAGGATGTTTAATGCTTCCATTCAACAGtctctagtagtagtagcagcaatagtagtagtagtagtagcggtagtttAAGTGTTTTGAATTGTTAGGATGTTTAATGCTTCCATCCAACAGTCTCTTTCAGCTCATTAGACAGCATCCTGTTACATTGCTGCTTGCAGCTATATTTATAATGACGGAAATTGGAAATGTTCTGAAAACCTGATCTCAAATGTTCTGACCCCCAGGTTATTGAGGGATCTAGTCTGGATTAAACCTCGTAGGCAGTAGGATTATAAATACCTGGTCACTTTCCCCAATGTTCCTGGTTTTCCAAGATGCCCAGAATCATTAgcgaataagcaggaaatccggaaTCCTCCAAACCAGGATTTCTGAAAAGCCTGGGAATTCTGGGAAATCAACCCTAATAGGAAGACagttttatcatgtggaggtttcattcaggTCTCTGTTTAACTACACTCTCTGTATTTTATTGAGGGATCTAGTCTGGATTAAACCTTGTAGGAAGACAGTTTTATTATGTGGCGGTTTCATTCAGGTCTATATTTAACTAAATACCTtgtctttggcaggagagagaccagattctcactctgacagcgggaagagtccttcaggggaaccagacccagagacgcCCAAACCAGCAAGACAGCATCACtgttcccactgtggaaagagttttacctgGTTAGGGTACCTAAAACagcatgagagaacacacacaggagaaaagcctttccaatgttcccagtgtggaaagagttttactgtGTTAGTCAACTTAAAAAGGCATGAGAAACTACACTCTGGAGAAAAGCCAttccaatgttcccagtgtggaaaaaGTTTTGCCCGGTTAGGGCACTTAAAagagcatgagaggacacacacaggagaaaagccttacgaCTGCTCCCAATGTGAAAAGAGATTTTCACGATCAGGGGACCTAAAAAgtcatgagaggacacacacaggagtaaAGCCCTACCAATGTTCTCAGTGTGAGAAGAGTTTCACCCAGGTAGGGAACCTGAAAATACATAACAGAATACactctggagagaagccttaccattgctcccaatgtggaaagagttttacctgGTTAGGGAGTCTGAATTCGCATGAGTGGACACACAGAGGAGAGatgccttaccactgctcccaatgTGAAAAGCGTTTTAACCAGTTGGAGCACCTGAAATCACATGAAAGAACACAttcaggagagaagcctttccacTGCTCTCATTGTGGAAAAACATTTTCCCAGCCAGAGGACCTGAAATCACACGAGAGAATAGAGAAGCTGTGTTCTGACTTATGTTTTTGActggaaatgtgtgtgttttgaaaTCATATTGTTTATATGAAACATGACtcacaaatataaattatattggTTATATAAAACCAAACTCTTGTTTTTACCTGAGACATTGTCAATGAAAAATATCTCTAAGTCTGGGTAGGCTGGGTGGGAGGTAACCCAATGGGTATGTCTGGGTAGAATGGTGGGAGGTAACACAATGGGTATGTCTGGGTAGGCTGGGTGGGAGGTAACCCAATGGGTATGTCTGGGTAGGCTGGGAGGGAGGTAACCCAATGGGTATGTCTGGGTATAATGGTGGGAGGTAACCCAATGGGTATGTCTGGGTAGGCTGGGAGGGA from Salvelinus alpinus chromosome 2, SLU_Salpinus.1, whole genome shotgun sequence carries:
- the LOC139547193 gene encoding zinc finger protein 625-like — protein: MSSLSYSAPAKGEGVCWTEKEGMWLNIVVKEEKEEEDVTVKVEGDAVTVKREEDAFRVKEEEDVTAKEEEEEKEEDAVFGVKEEEEGEMTVTLKEEKETGELINARERPDSHSDSGKSPSGEPDPETPKPARQHHCSHCGKSFTWLGYLKQHERTHTGEKPFQCSQCGKSFTVLVNLKRHEKLHSGEKPFQCSQCGKSFARLGHLKEHERTHTGEKPYDCSQCEKRFSRSGDLKSHERTHTGVKPYQCSQCEKSFTQVGNLKIHNRIHSGEKPYHCSQCGKSFTWLGSLNSHEWTHRGEMPYHCSQCEKRFNQLEHLKSHERTHSGEKPFHCSHCGKTFSQPEDLKSHERIEKLCSDLCF